GGTCCGGCGCGGGCCCGGGACCTGCTCCTCACCGGTCGGCGGCTGTCCGCGGAGGAAGCCCTCGCGTGGGGTCTCGTGGATCGCGTGGCGGAGGATGCCGACGCCGAAGCCCGCGCGCTGTGCGAGACGTTCGCGGCGCTGCCGCCGCTCGCGCTCCGCGCCGGGCTCGCTCAAGTGGAGCGCGTGGCGCGGGGCGAAAGCTCCGAACAGATCCGCGCCCGCGAGCTCGACGACCTCGAGCGACTGGTGCGGACCGAGGATACGGTGGAGGGCGTGCTTGCGTTCTTCGAGAAGCGCGCCCCCGCGTTCAAGGGACGTTGAAGATCAGGGGCAGTCGCCGGTGATCTTGAAGGCCGACGCCGCGAAGTCGCCCGCGAGATGCCAGGCGTCCTTGCAGTTGGCGTCCGCCGCCGCGTTGGTGCTGGCGCACCAGTCGCCGTCCGGCCGCTCCCCGTTGTTCCACTTGTCGCTGGTCTTGCAGCTGCCGTCGGTGCCCTTCCACTGCCCGATTCCGGCCAGGAACACGCACAGGGTGGAGCCGAGCTCCTCCACGTAGACCTGGTCCGCTTCGTCCACGGTGATGTAGCCGTCGAGCGAGGCGCCCGCCGTCCACTTGCGCTGGCCCACGGTCACGTCCGGCAGGCAGTTGTTGGCGGGCTCCAGCTCCGGGCCATTGAACTTGCCGATACAGTTGTGCGTGTCGTCGCTGAACTTTCCGGTGAGGTTGACCTTGTGCAGCGGCAAGATGATCGGGTTGTTGAGCTCCGTGGGAGACGGAAAGATGGGCACGTACACGTCGATGTTCGACGCCGTGAAGCCCAGGCCGTCCGGGTCGATGCTCACGTCCACCGTAATGGGTGCGATGGGCAGCGGCGTGTTGGTCATGGTGAGGAAGCACGCGCCCGCGGCGGGGTCTTGAATCGGCAGCCCACCACCGGTCTTCAGCTTGCCGTTGGCCTTGTCGAACTCGAAGAGCCACGAGAAGGTGCCTTCGCCGTCTTCCAGGCACGCCGGCTGGTTCAAGCTGATGCCGTTGTCCACGATGGCAACTTGAACCAGCTGCTGGGCCAAGCGTTCCGGACCCTTGATCGTGATCTGGGAGATGCGGCCCTGCCACACGTCCTTGCCGGTGTTGTCCGCCTTGGCCAAGCACTCCGCTCCGGGACCCGTGGGGCCCGCCTGGTAGCACTCCGCCGCCGTGGGCACGCAGGCGCCGCCGGTGGAGCCACCGCTGCCACCGCCACCGCCCTTTTCGTCGTCGCTGCCACAGGCCAAAAGAAAGCTCGCGCCGAGCACCGAAAGCACAACCAAACGAAGCAGCCGCATCGAAATCCTCCGAAGCCCGCACCATAGCACGGCGCCGCTGCGATTCAGTTGACCAGAAACCAGCGAACGCCCGGCTTCACCTCGAGGTGGAGGTGGTCCGCGTGGTGGGCGTCGAAATGTGGCGTGAGCATGTAGGTGAAAATGCGACGGCGTGATGCCTCGCACACGATGGCCGAAAGCTCCTTGCCGTGAGCGCTGCCGGGGACGCGCGCGCCGGAGCCGCAGGTCTTGGCGCCCACCGCCGACGGCCAGTCGCTGTTCACGTTCAGGGTGGTGCCGTCCTTCTTCTTGAAGATGGCGGCGTCGATGGCCAAGGCGCCGGGGTGGCGGAACTGCGGGGCGTCCACGCTCTTGGGCGGCGGGCGGTACATCGTGTAGTGCACCACCTCGACGACGTCGTGCTCGGCCAACAGCGCACAGAAGTCGTCCAGAGCCAACGCCAGGCGCGCGTCCAGGATCTCGTAGGGGCTGTCCTTGCGCTGCTTTTCCGGCAGCGCAGAGTGCACGCTCACGCCGTGCAGAGGGCCCGTCAGGCGCACCGGGGTGCGCACGCCGCGTGTGTCCTCGGCCACACGCACGAAGGGCACTCCTCTGTGAGAAAGCTCTGCGATCGCCGCCTCGCCGTCGAGGTTCGCGTGCTCGTAGGCGGGCGTGGTCTTCACCTGCGCGAAGGGCGGCGCCTCCAAGTAGGGATTGGACGCCTGCGCGGTGGACGCCACGCTCGCGAGGGCGAGCGCGACGAGGGCCGTCAGGCGCCGAGCTGTTCCGATCCGTCGCACGAGGGGCGGAAGGTTAACGAACCAGGGCGACCGCGGCAAAATCCGGGGTGGGGCGTTTCCGCGGCGGACCAGCATGATCGCAATCATCCTGGGCACCTGGCTGTGATTGGCGTGCACGCGGCATGGGGGAGTACGCTGCGCCCTTCGTCTTGTCGGACAGGAGCATCAAAGACTGGTCCATCTGGGGCTACGCATTCGGCTACTTCGCCTGCTACGTGCCCTACAGCGCCCTGGCGAAGGGGCTCTCCAGCGGCCTGTTCGCCGGCATGCCCCGGGGGATTTCTGGCTTCGAGCTGTTGCCGCTGACGACGCTGGCGTCCCTCGTC
This portion of the Polyangiaceae bacterium genome encodes:
- a CDS encoding extensin family protein, producing MRRIGTARRLTALVALALASVASTAQASNPYLEAPPFAQVKTTPAYEHANLDGEAAIAELSHRGVPFVRVAEDTRGVRTPVRLTGPLHGVSVHSALPEKQRKDSPYEILDARLALALDDFCALLAEHDVVEVVHYTMYRPPPKSVDAPQFRHPGALAIDAAIFKKKDGTTLNVNSDWPSAVGAKTCGSGARVPGSAHGKELSAIVCEASRRRIFTYMLTPHFDAHHADHLHLEVKPGVRWFLVN